One genomic region from Bacillus sp. SLBN-46 encodes:
- a CDS encoding NAD(P)-dependent oxidoreductase: MKIGFIGTGVMGSRMVKRLLDHGYQVHVYNRTKAKVKALEEHGAMYVESISSISLDCDIICTCLSMPEDVLEVYLGNSGIIEHARPGTICIDLTSVGADTSKTISVQACEKGIFYLDSPVSGGPEGAENGTLTIMVGGEKQAFEKVLPLLSVLGETIEYLGPSGSGSIAKLLNQYLVAVHSLAASEVMVTGATFGLDSEQLYNILKVSYGDSRILRRHMEQYVFDRQFQPGGAVKYVHKDVRLANQLLHKAGIKQFTGQMAEQAFSNAAKHGLNDLDMSAVIVPLEEQCGVVVKKEAQN, translated from the coding sequence ATGAAAATCGGATTTATTGGAACGGGTGTTATGGGTTCCAGGATGGTAAAAAGGCTGCTTGATCATGGATATCAAGTGCATGTATATAACCGTACCAAGGCGAAAGTAAAAGCACTTGAAGAGCATGGAGCGATGTATGTAGAATCCATTTCATCGATTTCACTTGATTGTGACATCATTTGTACATGTTTATCTATGCCTGAGGATGTATTGGAAGTTTATCTAGGAAACTCTGGAATTATCGAACATGCACGTCCCGGTACAATTTGTATAGACCTAACATCAGTGGGAGCAGATACAAGCAAAACAATCTCCGTGCAAGCATGTGAAAAAGGAATATTTTATCTCGATTCTCCAGTAAGCGGAGGGCCTGAAGGAGCAGAGAATGGGACGTTAACAATAATGGTTGGTGGCGAGAAGCAGGCCTTTGAAAAAGTTTTACCTTTACTGAGCGTTTTAGGAGAAACGATTGAATATCTCGGTCCGTCCGGATCTGGAAGCATTGCCAAACTCCTAAATCAATATCTCGTAGCTGTCCATTCACTTGCTGCTTCAGAAGTAATGGTAACTGGAGCTACATTTGGTCTTGATTCTGAACAGCTATACAATATTTTAAAAGTCAGCTATGGGGACAGTCGTATTTTGCGGAGGCATATGGAACAATATGTGTTTGACCGCCAATTTCAACCGGGCGGTGCAGTGAAATATGTCCATAAAGATGTCCGATTGGCAAATCAGCTTTTACATAAGGCAGGTATTAAACAATTTACAGGTCAAATGGCAGAGCAGGCTTTTAGCAATGCAGCAAAGCACGGTCTTAACGATTTAGACATGTCGGCAGTGATCGTGCCTCTGGAAGAGCAATGTGGGGTTGTTGTTAAGAAAGAGGCTCAAAATTAA
- a CDS encoding rhodanese-like domain-containing protein yields MKIFLSLSSVILLIFLSACGISTEGYRNVSSEEAKKLIDNKKVVVLDVRTPEEYQEGHIPNSKLVPLQELESSLNELEKEKPYLVVCRSGNRSAQASEILTSNRFSKIYNMTGGMNTWGYDIEKE; encoded by the coding sequence ATGAAGATATTTTTATCATTATCATCAGTCATCTTACTAATATTCCTATCTGCTTGTGGAATCAGTACCGAAGGATATAGGAATGTATCATCGGAGGAAGCCAAGAAATTAATAGACAACAAAAAAGTAGTAGTCTTAGATGTTCGAACGCCTGAAGAGTATCAAGAAGGTCATATCCCAAATTCGAAGCTGGTACCACTACAAGAATTAGAAAGTAGTTTGAATGAATTGGAAAAAGAAAAACCATATTTAGTGGTTTGTCGAAGTGGGAATCGATCGGCTCAAGCCAGTGAAATATTGACAAGTAATCGTTTTTCTAAAATTTACAATATGACTGGCGGAATGAATACCTGGGGATATGATATTGAAAAAGAATAA